The sequence cGTCTTAAAAAAATACAGAGGACCATTGCGAAGGAGTTGGAAAAACAAAGATTGAAAGCTAAGCAACCACAAAAGGACCAATTTTCTTATTTTAATGCAGAGGAGTATTGGTTGAATAAAGAAGGGTGTCTAATTGAAACTGTCCCTATTCGACGAATGACAAAAGAACAACAACAAACAGCCAAAGATGCCTCCCTAAGGTTGACAAATGAATCCCTCGCTGGCGATATTATCGATGTAAGTACTCAATTATTTTCTTTGTAATTGAGCTGAGATACGCATATTAGTTAGAAAAATAAAGGggcaaaacaaataaataaataggttTACTAGGTTGATTATTTCACGAGTATCAGTTACCTTCAATATAAATTGTTATTATTATAGGCGACAAATTTAATCCTAGATGATAGTGAGAACTGATTAATTAAATTTAGAATTATTTCAGTTTGCAGGCATTAGCATAAAAGCGTCCCCAGCAATAAATAGATTTACAGGTGCCTCAACCATCGTTACTTTGTATAATCCACAAGTAAATGGACCTGGCCAATACACTTCTGCAACAATATTTCTTGAAAGTGGAGATGCGACAAATTTAGAGCAGATACAAACTGGATGGattgtaagttttttttttttttttttttttgctgaatAGATTGTAATTTTTAATAAGCTTTCATTCATGTTTCATAGAAATTACTTAACATATTTTAACTTTCTGttatatgaaatgaatgaaatgaaaccAAAAGAATAGAAGTAATTTCAAATTACGACACCTAAGGTCTATAACAATTACAGGTCAAATTTATTGAGCTCCCCTCACATTCACATCTCCTCTTATTTTAACCGTTAAGATTAAGATGTTTAAATCCGAGAATATTAAGATGTTGTCTTTGGATATGAACACTGAATGAATAAGATCGTTTATTTTTGAACGGCAtactttttttatatttaaatataataaatctataatcaaataaaaattatttaaatatgaTTAATAAAATATTAGAGAAAATTGCaatttaaataaaatgtgtcattATTTGATAAAAATTGAAATAGTAAATGATAATAAATGAATATTTTATGTCTGATAAAAACTTTGAagtatttaaattttaaataaaaaaaatatctatcCATTAATCTATCTATGACAAGCTAGGGAAAAATGCAATCTTACGTTGATCATAAAAATTATTAGCACATGCAAAATATATCAACGTCTATATGAGATAATTCTTTTCTTTGTCTAGCTATTACTCATTCATAATTTGTTTCCCTAAAATTCTGGAAGAAATATTTTCATTTCCAAAAGTGATGTTTGTTTTAGGTACATCCACAACTAAATGGGGACGGACGGACACGGTTGTACACCTACTGGACAGTAAGTATTTTAGGAATTCATATTTCTTTAAATCAAATAAAtgtaaattaaatatatatatatatatatatatatatatatatatatatatatatatatatatatatatatatatatatatatgttgcggcgCTCTTTATGAAAATATATAATTGTTCGAAATAGGCAGATGGCCACCAGAAAACAGGATGTTACAACAGTATTTGTCCAGGATTCGTTCAGCTTAGCAGTGAAATACCAGTAGATTATGCTTTCCCAAAAGTCTCCTTGCCACAGTATGACAGCCAAGAACTGCAGATTCAGATCTACAAGGATCAAGGTAATTTATTTGTCATGCCATGTTTATTAATCAAAATTCCTTTTATACTTTATTGATTTAATTACTGTTAATTGTTTCAATTTGCGCTAGCTAGAGTGTGTGCTATAATTGTTAAAAAATCACAAATATCAAAACGTAAATGATTTTTCAAGTGCAATAGTTCTCAtgtagcattttttttttttaatgtttgaATCAAGGATGATCTATCCGTGTTAAACTTCATCACTAAAATAGTTTCATTATTAACCCTGAAAACGTGAGGTCTCAAAAGTTTTGAAACTGAATAAAAGGcgtttcatatatttttttttccttttggtttGGTTTATTGTATTCTCATTAGTATCGACTTTTTACATGAGAATACATATACTCGTTGAGGCGGATTCAAAATTTTAAGTGTATGGTTCCTAAAGAAATCTcaagttaatatacaataataattggACTAACGGACTGAGTTACAAGCTAAATATTCTTATGCATTTAATAAATCTTTCAATACAAAAGCTACTAGGTTCACGGTAACCCGTAGTTATTTTGCTAGATCCGCCCCTGAATACTAGCGGCGAAATAAGGAATTTCGCTACTATTGTTCAAGATTTAATagacatatataaaaaaaatactttttaacttatatacataatataaatttttataGATATAATATGATGTGGCTACGCCACAGATACACACAAGATAACTCTGATTTAGAGTCGCGCTAATATATTATAATTGGAAAACACAGAGAGAATATTACAATGTTTTTATGTGTACTACAGAGTATTATCTTCAGCTGTTCTCTGTATTTGTTATTGGATTATGGCCGGACGACATATTCAAGGCTTTGAGAAATGGGTCGGAGACAGTGAGATATGGAGGGCAGGCGCATACACCAGCTGGTGAAACAGTGAGCCCACCAATGGGAAATGGCCAATTTTGGGCCGGCTATAAGCGCCTCACTTGTCGCATGCGCCAAATCATGTATGGTGTGGACATTGATCAAGAAGTTCAGCCAGATGAATCGTTGGTTCAAACTCATAGGGATAGGTGTTACTGTGAAGGGAATGAAAATAATGCCCGAGATGGTTACTGGGATTATAATTTCTTATTTGGTGGTCCTGGTAACTGCACTGATGCACCACCTACTTGTTAACTCATATCCAAATATTAAGAAGTTAGCATATTATAATTTCAGATAACTAATTATTGTTGGggaatttaaatttattttggaTGATTTAAAATTTGGTTGTTGAAAAGACACTACCTTTTCTTCAAAGGGGCTATATCTATCTATTCATTTTGAAAACATGTGATCCGACCTTTCAAGATATGCCTATTTTTCACTCTTCATATTGTCACTATCTTTTCAAGAGTCTCTTTTCTTCATTCATCCTAAATTCAAACAAAGGCCTTCAAACAAAAGCAATTAATATATTTAAGAGTTCTGCACTTCTATGTGCACAAAGCTTCATGAGTGATTTGATGTATTTTGGGATTAGGAGCTTATTTTGCTATTTACACTTGACATAAATCTACCATGAGACAACACATTCCATAGCATGCCTCGAACCAATTTTTCCTATCCAAAACTCAAATCTCTTCTTTTATAGTTAACTAATGCGTCTTGGGTTGATTAAATATTCTTTTTAATGTTACTATCTCTaatattttttctaataatttCCAACAATTGCAACATTAATGGACATTCCTCTCTATTTgtaatttcaaatattattttgccTCATTGATCCCAATTGAGAAGCAGGTCTGTCCATTTTCGAAATACTTGTGCCAACATTTAAGATATTACACTGATGTATTCCCAAAACTACATCTAAAATATGTTTTACTGATTCGATAAAGTTCACACATCATAAACAGTAAGAATCCCCTTGGACACTCATGTTGGCTTGTCTTGTTTCCATATTTTCACGATTTTTTCTGGGATTTTCTGGTGAAATCGGTTTTAAGGTGCTTAAAACTTTAGATACTTGTCACAACTTAAAATCCCACTAACAGTCGTAACGGCACCTAACCCGCTCGTAGGCAAGCCATCATAATAACAATCAAGTTCCAAAGCAGATTAACCAAATATTTAGAAAAAATCTACAATATTA is a genomic window of Nicotiana tabacum cultivar K326 chromosome 16, ASM71507v2, whole genome shotgun sequence containing:
- the LOC107771901 gene encoding protein neprosin-like, whose amino-acid sequence is MTKEQQQTAKDASLRLTNESLAGDIIDVKLFQFAGISIKASPAINRFTGASTIVTLYNPQVNGPGQYTSATIFLESGDATNLEQIQTGWIVHPQLNGDGRTRLYTYWTADGHQKTGCYNSICPGFVQLSSEIPVDYAFPKVSLPQYDSQELQIQIYKDQEYYLQLFSVFVIGLWPDDIFKALRNGSETVRYGGQAHTPAGETVSPPMGNGQFWAGYKRLTCRMRQIMYGVDIDQEVQPDESLVQTHRDRCYCEGNENNARDGYWDYNFLFGGPGNCTDAPPTC